acaaataaaacagtgccCTTTATAAAAACGCTCTATTTTAACTCATGTGGTAAAGACGTGGGGTAACCTTTGAGAAAAGCTCCCCAGTGGCATTGGACGTAGATGTCTTGACATGTGTCATTTCTATAGGCCAGCATAACGAAATTCAGAGCGCTCTGAATAAATCAGATCACATCCACCATCAGACTTTTAAACAGATGCAGAGGAGAAATCCTGTAGGGTGCTGATGGAGgagaaagagaataaaaagGGATTGTACAGCCTTCTGATGTGGCGAGGAACACTgccactaaaatattaaaaggtcTTTAAAACTTCACAGCTGGTGGTCTTCCTGAGTTTGCAGGTGGACAAATGCGGGGAATATAAAGGGCCTGGTGCCAAAATTGCTTCAAATGGATGCTTGCTAACTGCTCTCTCTCAGAAACACACTTCTGCATCTGGTTTAGCTACATGCCGCCTGCACCCACAAGCAAGCTGATGAACCATTAGCCCCTTCCACTAAACATATCCCCTCAACACCCCCAAAATCTCTCTCTTACCccaactttttaattaaagccaGATACACCAAACGTCTCGCTGTGTCCACAGGGGAAGCAGTATTAACCTGATTTATGGCTCCCTTTTCAAATATTAACCGTTACATTTATTGTGGTTGCTAATCAGATATGATCTGAGTGGACATTTATATGAACAGCGAGTCAAAATGCTGTATAAATATTTCAGGTCGGcaaataaatgtgctttaattattttcatgctCAATTTGAAGAGCGAGCAATGAAAAACACAATTGCAGCACACAGGCCTGGTTTTGTTCGTATTTAACCGCAGAAAAATAGcgcattgttgtttttacttcTATCATGAGCTTTCCCAGATTATTTCAGAAGTATATCACATCAAACCATTAGCTTGATTTAAGGCTTCTGCTGCTGCACTAAATCTGTTCAGAAACACAAAGCTGGGTTTTGATTGCTCTGAGCGGTACGGATGTGAGAATCTGACTGGACTGTTTATGAGAAGTGTTTGAGAGTTTTTGGAACACTTTACTGATGCCCCCACTGGGACTACCCATAATTCCAAGCCTTGAGGTACAAGATATCTGTGTTATGCCTTGAATTTTATTGCTCTAAATATTATTCTGCCAATACAATCCAGAGCCCCAATGTGTTCTCTGATCTCTTGAATACaggaaaatgcatattaaatgtaacaCCTCTGTACGTTTTTTGCTTATAAAGCAATAATTATGAACTAATCCGATATGTATTCTTAACATCTGAATGTCATCCTCATGACACTGCATATCTGATACAGtaagaaattagtttttaaaatgtacaggaGAAACAATTCAAAGCTGAAAGATATTAGGTGTCAAAGCATGCTTTATCATTTCCTGTCTTTCAGTATAGAACGAATGAGGTATATGCAATATAGCTGATATCATATCCCATAGGAAACCAAACATGCTATTACATTGAACGAATAAGTCTTGTTTGTTAAACTAGCATGGAGAAATTGGAACCGGattttgtaaatacatatacaattcAGACAGAGAGTTTACTCAAAGATTGTGAAGCTTTACATTTAATCTTATTCGGGTTAAACACTGTGGTTGATATACcaacatacataaacaaaaaaggtaaatgaaCTGTCAGTAATTAAAAACGGCCTGTAACTTGACCCACAAAGTTACTGTGAGAACCAGGGCaaattttctaaaacaaaaacacttcatCACGCAAACACAAGCAGCCATTCACATCTGAGCTGTTAATCACGCACCATCAGTCAGTTCTCGTCCACATGACACATATGTATCTTTTCATTACTGATTGTTTGGTGTGATCTCAGATGgaaatatcccagcatgcatcgGTTGACACTCCTTTCAGTACCTCGGCACTGGGCCCGAAGCAGGAGAATTGAAGCTACATCGTCACACATCCACTTTAAAGACAGTAAGCATGCGGGCTCACAGCTGACAGCACAATAGTAAGGGGTGGATGTGGTTCATTACCGATTAGAGAGCCCTTAGAAATAGACCGCCGGAGAATCCCGTCGCTAAAGAGCTAGCATTTTCTTGACGATTACCAACATGCTGAGTTTGAGCCCATCACTGCTGACGAGAATATTTGGGTCTCGATCACGGCCGAGGCAAATCCTCTTTGAGACGGCATGCTGTTTTTCCCTGGAAGCCAATTCAGAAGAAATCGCACTTAAGATGCTTTGCATGATCGGCTCTCTTGATTTTCTTGTACTTAAAGGTCCAACCTGCAGTAACCTCTACCCAGTGATTCACCCCTACCAGTCTGAAGAGCTGGTGCGAAAGCTTGAGCAAGTCTTAATCAGCCTTCTCccctttttttcatcttttctctttctctcaacaCATCATTAGCAGTCAAGGCAGCAGCCGTAGCGCTTTGAACCTGCAGCTCTCTGATCATTCGGAACCGGGCCATTTCTAACCACATTATTATAGCTTAGCGCTAATTTGGGTCATGTGTAGTTTGCTTGCAAGGCTGCACACCATCTGAGAGTGTCAGAAACGATCATAGAGTGGCGCGGTGACAAGAAGCTACAGCCACTTTTATCAGAGCGCCGCTCTTATTTTCAGTAACGGAGCTCAACGTGGAGGTGTGGGAAAGTCTGTGAACTTTTCATTGCGATTTGGTTTCTCTGCGGAGTTGCAGAACACAATGCACGCCTTCATTTCCTCCTGCGAGCCGCGTGCTATCACAGCAGCACAATGCTGAATATCAAACAGCCCCCGTTGCGATGGAGTACAATGCAAATGACGACTGATCTGATGGACAGGGAAAGGGTTAAGAAATCTTACTGTCTACCTCACCCTAATAACGGACCTATGCTGAAAATCGTAAACTGGGAAACCTGATCCATTCCTGCTAACAATGTCATTCTCTTGCTCCTCAGTGAGTGCCTTTCACAGCGGCTGCCATGGAAACGTGGTTTGAGAGCACGTTAGAGATTGGTACCAGTTTATGCCAAGGCCCTGTGCTACTGGTAGGCATGCGATAAGCAGCGCAGCGACTCCAGGCTTCAAAAGGCCAGGCTGCTGATTTCAGACGCCGCTCTGGGAGTCCTACTGGCTTCCTTAACTTCCATTTCCATATCAGAAGTAGTATATTTAAGGACATAATAGCACACTGTTAGGAAATTTTGTGTAACAGGGTCTTATTTATGAGCTAGGCAAGTGATTCATACTGGGGTTTCATGCTAATTAACGTGTCTCATTCTAGGCATAATGCTCATGATCAAGTGTGACTAGCTAAAGGATAGTCTTAGCGGGCATCAAATTGGCATGCCTGCGTGTGTGGCAAAGAAAAAAGCTGCTAAGTGtggagctctctctctcttgtttcaTTGAATGAATGTCCTCTGAGACACTGGGGATCACGCCTCTGACGTCACACACCGTCAGCTATGGTTACACCCCCATGGGACTCCACGCCTCTTCTCGCACATATGCAAGGCAAAACAAAGCATCGACAGTCACGCACATGCACATTCATTCACAAAATTCTTTTGGGAATTATTTGGCCTGAATGGAAATTATTAGAATGCAGTGTTTACTCACACAGCACAAAAGCCACACCTTTTCGTGCGCAATTTCAGACATAGATGAAAAGGATTCATGTGTAAATTGACATGCATATCAGAAATCAGCTCATTATTAAAACAAGGCaacaaattgtttttaaatgaaacttaaaaagATATAGAATACAAATGggctaacaaacaaacaaattttagGATTTATAGACACAGTTATCTAACgtttacacatatattttgtatgtttggacattctaaaacataaaaatatgtacctacCTAGCTAAACACCTTTACAAATCCCTTTGATTTGTATAAATGtactactataaatatatttacataacaatttacatacactaccatttaaaagtttggggtcagtaggaatttattttcttttaacgatacttttattcagcaaggatgcagcAAATTAGTAAAATAGTTagaaaatacttttacattgttacaaaaaaattatatttcaaataaatgcaatgctgaacttttattcatcaaagaatcctgaaaaaatggtAAGCTATACAACTGAATATACTAATTGCTAACtatatcaaaatagaaaactgttgttttattgcaaaattttagcctttttctgtaattttgaataaacaaatgaagTCTTGGTTGGTATAAGTgactttaacattaaaataaatcttaccaGCCCCCAAGGTTTTTGAATGGTAATGCAGATATTTTTGACTtgactaataataaatacatataatactCACATTCTATTTTTcgatttgtaaaaatgtgaacaTCTCTGTAGTTGCTCTTTCATAAAATGCATCCTAGcaattgtaaataatacattttactttctATGCAAACATACAAAACTGCATGTGTGCCAGAACCACGTTATAAATATAACAGCTAGCAGTTCAAACATCACCCTTAACATTAACTGCTGTAAGTTCAATCAAAGTCTTTTAAAGGCCTGTTAACTTTCTACTTCTGAATTACAGTATGAACAGGATCCTCTGTTCAGACATGCACAGACTCTCACACTAAAGCCTCACACAAAACCTCATTAGCTTCAGACtgctattaaaaacaaaagataagaAAAACCTCCATAACACTTTGTGTCACCTTTGACTTATGATGTGGCTGTGTTGCTGGTATCCATTATGCATGTTTGCGGAGACGCCCTTACAAGAGCTGTTATGACTGCAGTCTCACGCTGTGGAGAGAGTGAAGCTGGATGTCTGACAGACAAATAGGCACGATCCTCTCATCATAGCCACCGCTGCATTCGTGTCTCCACAATAAATAGATGGGGTGCATCAAGGAGAATATTCTGTaaacaatgacaaataaatcaatattccTGTATAATGTTGCACAAACAAACTAACCAAGCGAGACGGTTTTGATTCGCATAGACGAAGCAATTATAATACACATTGATTGGCCGTTGCATTCGGATGATTGAAGATGGGTGGGCAAATGTATAAGCAGAGATAATGCATGTAGTACAACCAGCCATAAATAAGGGTTGCCCTCTCCTCACCTGGTTCTGCTTTGCATGTAAGTAGATCTAATCTCTCACTTCCTGGAGGAGTGAGTAAAAGATTAGATCCATCTGGTGCCCCAAGCTTAAAGGTCTTCCGACTAGCCTAAACTTTGTATCTATTGGAAGTCACGGTTCTTTATTTGTCgtgttgtgtgtttgtacagGGAGTGTATTGTAAATTTAGGCCAGTCCGAGACATTCGGTAAACCATTCATCAGATTGTGCTCGGCCCTTTATAAACGTTGCCTACCCTGggcctctctctccctgtcaGGAAAGTGCTGGGTGATGGATAACTCTCTCGGCTAAGAGGCAGCCCTGGGATTTACAGGGACACACTATCAGACACAAGGTGTCCAGCGGAGGCTAGGCACGGCGAGGCAGTCGTGTTAAAAAGTCAACATAATGGATAGCACCTAAGGAGTGTGGTACTAGTGGATGAGATAGCCAAGATCTGGCTATTTATCATTAGCCCGAGCCAAATTGTCATGCCACAATCTCTGTGGTCAGAATTTCATTGTTGCCAGAATTCTCActttattaatctttaattGGCTAAATGACTCCCAAAGTCAAGTTTAAATAGATAGTACacctaaaatgacaaaaccaaaatgaatcAACATAGGTTGATTAAAAAcgtatctataaaaaaaaaacaaaacatacatttttacaaaaattgtgATTGCATGGGCAGATTATTAACAACCTATTTTTGGGCAGGTcttgcaaaaatgtatgttttaaccTTGAAACACTTTTATCAGGCTGATTGTTAAGCTAATATATTTTGTCAATGACATAATATAATGAGCTCAACACACAGGACAATGTCTTTTATGAAAAGTAAACTTGTTCAGTAGCTCTCCTAGTAAAGTGCAAACTGTGAGAGGGTACAGGATCTACAAAACACGAGCTGCAATAAGACTGGCAGAAGTATGCTAAAATGACATGGTTGTtgcagcaaatgtttttttgtgtcatGTTTGATTTTGTTATTGGTTAAGTTTAGCGTAGGTGGTACTTTATACgatgtacaatatatatacaatgtagaAAGCAGTTTTAGCACCacttttttgaacatttcactTTCAAACATGCAAGCAGGAACATGatcatatttttagaaatgttgccaGGGTTTACACTTACCTCTATGACTTTCCTTAGtgcaacagaaaataatatattttgaaaaacagtttttatctATACATTGAAACTCAAAACAATACAGGACCCCACTGTCTTTCATTGTatgcacaaataattaaaaaaataaacaccagTCACCTGTGTTCCACagtaaaaagaaagtcatacaggtaaGAAACAAGATTTAGTTTACTTCTTTATGTAACTTCTTTACTCACCATTGTGGTGAGTAAAGAAgtaacatttttggatgaactatcctttggatgaactatccttttaagggTTCAAAGTCTTCAAACAAGACTCTTGGTATCGTGAGAAACATCTATTGGGATATTACTTCCTGACTTGCTTGTCATTAGATGGCGAACCTGGAAGAAATTATGTCGGTGAGAAGGAGGCCCACTATCAGCATCATCAGATCTAATGCAATAAGGAGGCTAGAGCGTTTTCATCCCTGAGTGGGTCTGGTAAACAAGCAGCAAGTTAGGGGAAGATCCCATCAGCATATGCCATCTATTATAATATATCCACGGTTATTGCTCTTGTCACTTTGTATTCGCCACAGTGTGGAAAGATACAGCCCGCAGAGTAACAAGGAGCTACGCAAATTGAGAAGAAGCCAACAGTCGTAAAACAGACAATGGAGTGATTCTGTGCGCTTAAAATAGACCTCCTTTTTCATCAGTCCAACGCATGTCTTGAGTTAATTCATAAACGCTGTTCTCATCACTACCAGAGATTATTTTTAGCAGCCTTTTTCTTGTTTGTGGCCTAGGATGACAGTTTTCTGAGAGATTTGCTCCCCTCAAAGCTAAGCGGGCAGCAAATGCTGCCTGTCAGATGGTGATGGCAGGAAACAACATAACTGTGTCATTACGGAGAGGTTCATGACAGACGCTGATAGAAGAGCTGCAGTGATGTGCTGTGTTCAGCTCAGCCAGGTGTAATTACAGCCTCTTCTGCCTGCCTGGCCAAAAAACATTGTCTTTTGGCCCCCTCGGAGACATTTCAAGACTATTCCTCACGCTAAGTGAACAATATGCTGGGTTGAGTGATTATGGTActggaaaagcaaaaaagactTCTCAAAGCTGATCCTGAGTATTTTAAAGGGGAAATGTCTGATCACATGGAGCCTTTTTGCATGTTAAACCCTTACAGACTTGAATGCAGACAGAGTGTGCAAACTTGCTTCATTCATTTCTGGAGAAATAACAGGAGGATAATGCTCGGATTAGCCGGCCTGGTGGAAAGATGGGTTTTAGCGTGGTTTCCTTCTTTCATGAGACGCTGAAATATGCAATGAAGTTTTTCTGTGGGGCAAATGAATTAGCCCACTGTTCGGCAAATTAGTCTGCTGTGAACGTGTAATGTGTCAGCTAAAGGCGATTAgcttgtaaatgtaatttgagCTGTcaggaatttaaaaatatagcttGCAGATATTTAACTTATAAGCAGACTTATAGGCAACGTGTTTAGCCTCACGTCCTACAGTCACTACACATTCTGTACAATTTCAAGGCTGTATTATTAGCAACTCAAATCATATGGTGTTAGCTGCTTgttgcaaattaaaaacagattgtcatgaagagaagaaaagaaaattgcacTTATTTGTACAACCAGATATCTAAAAGATGTTATATTACGCATATTGTCAcagtcattttttgtttaattcacaACAATTGcttgtgtaataatattttccaaCAAAAAAGCTGTTCCATGTAGACTTCTTAATATAGGTTGTCTGTCACTCCCCACGGAGATGTTAGGAATGTCTTGACCCAATGAGAGTAATCTCATTCAAGTTCTTGCTGGGAAAAGGTTAATGGGATTCTCTGTTTACTCTGTAGGATAGGCATTTGTTGAGCTCTCACTGAAAGATTCCTTTTTTACAACATTTCTGGcggcatttttttttgtcatgcctTGGAGTTAAAGAAAAACATAGATAAAAAGGTTAAGATAGAAAGACGTACACGTAAAAGAAAGATGAATTTGGAAGAACCGTATGAATAATCTACATGCGCTTCAGTGAAGAGAGGATAGCATGGTATGCGTATAGTAAGGAATGAAGGATTGGAAAGCAGTGGACCTGAAACGGAAAACATAACTGATGATTGACTAAGCACGTTTACCCATTCATCCCCTTCTGAAATGTAGGAAACGACAAGTCTAATTGATTCGAGCTTCTGTCATTATGGAAGACTGGGAACTTTCTGATGGAAAGACATCCAATCCCTACGATGCATTCAAACAAAACACTCTCAGAAAGCCAATTCAAGACTTGAATGGGAGATCAGTGACATCAGATAGTGCTGCGCAGATCAAGGTCTCCCCAAAACCTCCCAGAATGTTTGCTCTCTCCGGAGGactttgtttgatttttctAAAGAGGTGAGAGGTTAGGGACGCACTGATGTGGATCAAGCTGTGGATATGAGAAGGGCTTAAAGGATCTACTCGCACTTATTGAGAGATGACTGGAAACATCTGAGCACACTCACAACTGAGCAGTGTAGTGTGCACAGACAAAATGCGTGCCCAGGACAAGTATCTCCCCAGTGTTTTTGAGACAGGCACTTCTCACATGATGTGGGAAGTTCAAAGATTTGCATGTAAacagtgtgtgtgactgtgctGAGGGACGTTCTGTaaatttttggttgttttttgctgcaataattaattttactgaTGTTTTGGTAGGTGAAATGCTAAGTGATATCTTATCTCaaattaaaattcacaaaaaatgatttatgttaaaatatcgACGGCTCAGCCAATGATGTGATTTTGGGGGCGGGTTTGTTTGgaaattacacactttaatCAAAGACATGTTTTTatctttatgaatattttatgttaGGTTTTATAATTCACATACCCTCTTTCTGTCGACAGGTCCAATGGCCTCCACCGAGCATAGCAAAGAGCTGGAGGAGGTGGGCAGCATGAGGACTCCTTTGCGGCAGAATTCCGCTCGAGCCGGCCGGAGCCAAAGACCTTCTGGCTGGAGGAGGAGACGCCCTCGACCCCGCCTCTCCCATAAGGGGCGATGCCATTTTAGAGCAAGGTCAGTTTGACATTACCAACGCTTGAATAGCCTGAAAGCAAAAAGAACAGCCAAACAGAATATGAGTAACTAATACAAGggataaaaaacaataatctaataaaattttcatttataaatggaCCTGGATAGGCCTTAAGGGAAGCAGCACCTGTCTCAATTTCTAAAGTTTCGTTAAGTGCATACTGAGAAAGGCTGGGAATTCTGGAGAATAACATGTGGAAAGGGAGACGGTGATTGACAGAAACCTGCTTGCTCATTCACTTCTTTCATGAATTATAGATTACTACTGGCACAGAAAAACTGCATGTCTTTATGAGATTACCGAACTTTAGACTGCTGGCTTTTTGTGATCCCAATCTCATCCAGCAGGTCTACAAAACCCATACAGAGCGGAATATAATACATTGTCAATGTTGTATAATATCCGAATCAACATGATTCCGCTATACTAATAATGCCAATTAAATTACCTATCCAAAGATAATACTCTGAATCTCAGTTGAACCGCTTCAGcttatatttcacataaaatggATATTTAACTTAATGTCTAGATAAACAATTCCTAAGGCAAGCACTTTAGTCTTCTTGtctaataaaagtgtttttctttctacaaACATTGTCTCCATGAAATTTCCAGTGATGTAGCACCAAAGCCTTTTTTCAATATGGACTCTATTAAGGAAACATTCAAGTTACaatgtcaataaataaaagagaactGTATCTGACAGATCCTATCAGCACATTTACATTACTTACAGTCTTTGCACTAAAATGCTGACACACAGTTTTGTGGTTTAGAAACAAGAAATCTGTGGATGGCAGAGAGATAGGGACTCATTCGCAGCTTTTCTGCACATTAAAATGTCTGAACAGGGTACAATGTCCCTACAGGAAGCCACAACACAAGTCTCACCATAAATTAACCTCATAAGACCAGAATCTATCGAGAAGGACAAGTCAGCTCTTTATGGCATAGTTAATCATGAGACATGAGGGCAATAAAAAGTGAGAAATCCTAAACCCTCAAATCCACCACAGTTTTACAGTCTATAGCGAATTACATTTTTCCCTCTTGGCAAACAATTCCTATTCATATACAGAACTCCATCAACTGAATGAGAAAACACCATATTAGCATCCACACAAGTAGACACGAAGAGTAAGGTCTATACATGCACTCCCATTCTACCCAATAAAACGCACAGATCCTTTGAGTAAGTCGGGCAGTCAATGCTTGTTTTGATCCCCAGCATACTGGCAGCACAATGAGGGGAGCTGCAGGAAGTTGTGTAGCTCCATTAAATGGAACGGCTCAGTAACTCACAATGTAGAATCCACAAACAGCACTTCAACCCCAAACA
The genomic region above belongs to Puntigrus tetrazona isolate hp1 chromosome 14, ASM1883169v1, whole genome shotgun sequence and contains:
- the apln gene encoding apelin, giving the protein MNVKILTLVIVLVVSLLCSASAGPMASTEHSKELEEVGSMRTPLRQNSARAGRSQRPSGWRRRRPRPRLSHKGRCHFRARHSLECPPPWF